One window of Saccharopolyspora phatthalungensis genomic DNA carries:
- a CDS encoding (2Fe-2S)-binding protein, which translates to MQITTTVNGRECTQDVEPRLLLVHFLRDHLGLTGTHWGCDTSNCGACVVWLDAMPVKACTVLAVMADGCDVRTVEGLETESGLDPIQQGFVECHGLQCGFCTPAMLMTGRWLLNHDPDPSEETIREAISGQVCRCTGYENIVRSIRWAAEHGSGAPAAVAEADESAVPGQRSAAEEVRA; encoded by the coding sequence ATGCAGATCACCACGACCGTGAACGGCCGGGAGTGCACCCAGGACGTCGAACCGCGGCTGCTGCTGGTGCATTTCCTCCGCGACCACCTCGGACTCACCGGCACACATTGGGGCTGCGACACCTCCAACTGCGGTGCCTGCGTCGTGTGGCTGGACGCAATGCCGGTGAAGGCGTGCACGGTTTTGGCGGTGATGGCCGACGGTTGCGACGTCCGCACGGTGGAAGGCCTGGAGACAGAATCCGGGCTCGATCCCATCCAGCAGGGCTTCGTCGAATGCCACGGACTGCAGTGCGGATTCTGCACGCCCGCCATGCTGATGACCGGCCGCTGGCTGCTCAACCACGACCCGGACCCTTCCGAGGAGACCATCCGGGAAGCGATCTCGGGCCAGGTCTGCAGATGCACGGGCTACGAGAACATCGTCCGCTCGATCCGCTGGGCCGCCGAGCACGGATCTGGCGCGCCGGCTGCGGTCGCGGAGGCCGACGAATCCGCAGTGCCCGGCCAGCGGTCCGCCGCCGAGGAGGTGCGGGCATGA
- a CDS encoding FAD binding domain-containing protein, with product MQVPATFQYEKAASVADALALLARYGPEARVVAGGQSLLPMMKLRMAEPTALVDINGLTQLARISVDGDELSIGAIVRHAELLASPVVGEHLPILRDAERLIADPIVRNRGTVGGSLCQADPSEDLSAAFAALRAVLVVESAGGRRNVAIRQFFTGPYETVVEPGELLVEIRVPIRSHASAYQKVERRVGDWPVAAAGAVLELDRDRDRVREVGIGLTSVGAAGFVAAEAEDVLRGRPASEEQFVEAGRIAAQHCNPVSDQRGPEDYKRHLAGVLVTRALRKATARSRGEEA from the coding sequence ATGCAGGTACCAGCGACGTTCCAATACGAGAAGGCTGCGAGCGTGGCCGACGCGCTTGCCCTGCTCGCCCGGTACGGGCCCGAGGCGAGGGTGGTGGCGGGCGGGCAGAGCCTGCTGCCGATGATGAAGCTGCGGATGGCCGAGCCAACGGCTCTGGTGGACATCAACGGACTCACCCAACTCGCCAGGATCAGCGTGGACGGAGACGAGCTGTCCATCGGTGCGATCGTCCGGCACGCCGAATTGCTCGCCTCCCCCGTCGTCGGCGAGCACCTCCCGATCCTGCGCGACGCGGAACGCTTGATCGCTGACCCGATCGTGCGCAACCGCGGCACAGTCGGCGGATCGCTGTGCCAGGCCGATCCCTCGGAGGATCTGTCGGCGGCCTTCGCCGCCCTGCGGGCCGTGCTCGTGGTCGAAAGCGCCGGAGGACGCCGGAACGTGGCGATCCGGCAGTTCTTTACCGGCCCCTACGAGACCGTGGTCGAGCCAGGCGAACTGCTGGTGGAAATCCGCGTTCCGATCCGGTCGCACGCCAGCGCCTACCAGAAGGTGGAGCGCCGCGTCGGGGACTGGCCGGTGGCCGCCGCCGGTGCCGTGCTGGAGCTCGATCGGGATCGGGATCGGGTTCGCGAGGTCGGGATCGGCCTGACCTCGGTCGGCGCCGCCGGATTCGTCGCTGCGGAGGCCGAGGACGTCCTGCGCGGCAGGCCCGCTAGCGAAGAGCAGTTCGTCGAGGCCGGGCGGATCGCCGCCCAGCACTGCAATCCGGTTTCCGACCAGCGCGGACCGGAGGACTACAAGCGGCACCTCGCGGGCGTCCTCGTGACTCGCGCGTTGCGCAAGGCGACCGCCCGCTCGCGCGGCGAGGAGGCCTGA